Proteins encoded in a region of the Pseudomonadota bacterium genome:
- a CDS encoding class I SAM-dependent methyltransferase — protein MTSTQQEIEVGYDISNDFFRLWLDDQMHYTSASYLTGKESLEEAQVKKCRILYDYAEVDSDKLVLDIGCGWGANLAYLVSRGTKRVHGITLSPAQHAEIQSRRLRGASAWCVDYKDYRPTEKYDALQSLEMIDHLCSPAQSHDGLAIEIYREYFRKCASWVKPGACFGFQAILRNRVPRDRKDLADLQFTADVIFPGGLNSRLEELVAAVNPYWEIVELRTQRESYGRTTGEWLRRLRAHEDTIRQRWGDEVFSDYVRYLGTAVRAFENHWSSDVQMKLRHIAG, from the coding sequence ATGACGTCAACCCAGCAAGAGATCGAGGTGGGCTACGACATCTCCAACGACTTCTTTCGTCTATGGCTCGACGACCAGATGCACTATACCTCCGCGAGCTATCTCACGGGGAAGGAAAGCCTGGAGGAGGCCCAGGTCAAAAAATGCAGGATCCTGTACGACTACGCCGAAGTGGACAGCGATAAGTTGGTGCTCGACATAGGCTGCGGCTGGGGCGCTAATCTGGCCTACCTCGTATCGAGAGGCACCAAGCGAGTCCACGGGATTACGCTCTCTCCTGCTCAGCACGCCGAGATCCAGTCGCGTCGCTTGCGAGGCGCCAGCGCTTGGTGCGTCGACTACAAGGACTATCGACCCACCGAGAAGTACGACGCTCTGCAGTCGCTGGAGATGATCGATCACCTGTGTTCGCCGGCTCAATCTCACGATGGCCTCGCGATCGAGATCTATCGCGAGTACTTCCGCAAGTGCGCGAGCTGGGTGAAGCCAGGTGCATGCTTTGGTTTTCAGGCGATTCTGAGAAACCGCGTTCCCCGGGATCGGAAGGACCTGGCTGACCTGCAGTTCACCGCGGACGTCATCTTTCCAGGAGGGCTCAACTCACGCTTGGAGGAGCTTGTCGCGGCAGTCAATCCATACTGGGAAATAGTAGAACTTCGGACTCAGCGGGAGAGCTACGGGCGGACAACTGGCGAATGGTTGCGACGTTTGAGAGCGCACGAGGACACGATAAGGCAACGATGGGGGGACGAAGTTTTTAGCGACTACGTACGCTACCTAGGCACCGCTGTCAGGGCGTTCGAGAATCACTGGTCCAGCGATGTCCAGATGAAGCTACGGCACATCGCGGGCTGA